In a single window of the Solea solea chromosome 14, fSolSol10.1, whole genome shotgun sequence genome:
- the si:dkey-27i16.2 gene encoding regulator of cell cycle RGCC-like, producing MSSHVSTDLELELGELLQEFQDVVEELKAPSQSKPHAYQHILQGAKNRTGHGDDSGVEDSDYSSEASLGNSLNTSEEELHTAGITLAPKAKLGDTRELESFIDMLDRELAEM from the exons ATGTCCTCACATGTTTCCACAG ACTTGGAGCTGGAGCTGGGTGAGCTGCTCCAGGAGTTCCAGGATgtggtggaggagctgaaggcGCCCTCTCAAAGCAAACCACACGCCTACCAGCACATACTGCAGGGGGCCAAAAATCGCACGGGGCACGGGGACGACAGCGGGGTTGAGGACTCCGATTACA GCAGTGAAGCTTCTTTGGGAAACAGTTTGAACACCAGTGAGGAGGAGCTTCACACAGCAGGAATAACGCTGGCACCGAAAG CCAAGCTGGGAGACACAAGGGAACTCGAGAGTTTTATTGACATGTTGGACCGGGAACTTGCTG AGATGTGA
- the pcdh20 gene encoding protocadherin-20, whose translation MNYAVSCTGLGCCLCPWCFTCVRPMGHGTPHNMNWTGLLQNLLLLVHLRQIICGPVRFSVPEEQEPGTLAGSLSEHFLPPYQLLTQDYLWLDRSTGNLYTTELKIDREILCPEETKAEECIILHYAIVSSSGELIQFPVIIEDVNDNAPHFENNEIHLRISEDVVVGTSFLIDDQALDSDAGPNGEVHYHLEDSGGVFSLKVEDEGLVIMLVVQAALDRETQDQYRMALVATDCGTEHLSATATLKVTVTDVNDNCPNFSSDSPRNVTIPGDAQKNMFVAQVTATDSDLGLNAAITYSLSPKVSERAKKLFSLDSLTGYIRLTQDLRSDNSEELVLKVLASSHHCPPADIQVTISVLPKANKELTIKIKFIVDHHNQTLVLPENQPPTGLAVLELEGDSSFKGSSLAIEGEVPFTLNPQNGKYLLSTSKPLDYEMKREHHITVIVHGRSDEVSTIIPSRHTIRVLVADVNDNSPRFLQSHYQLEVMENNQPGMSLLQVSASDADSGHNGRVTYRLDKHASTIFYIDRVSGQLSVSDSLDREEQSEHKLIVFARDGGSPPLESATTVSICVLDQNDNAPVFKTPHFIFFISENVPPFTLVGSVGVTDSDEGENGNTELHVVNSSGPFVVDNPQGTLHTTTNLDRETQDSYELYLLASDHGHTVNFTSTARVTIFVEDINDNQPKVIFPSSNSSCLTVSPTATAGSMVTKIYAIDEDSGLNSEITYTIVAPESVKNSSPFQVDSRSGNITLTQRLLQTHLGMHHLFIVVRDGGKPIPLFSTVWVNLLVNESAEPCHLERAPTWTGTTNLVQTPSRALICEIETPRSAQLTLLAGMGLMLASTCLFLVTSVLYIKQRRLSVRQKTRGQIDENEIPLRGRDKYNSND comes from the exons ATGAATTATGCCGTCAGCTGTACAGGTTTAGGTTGCTGCCTCTGTCCTTGGTGTTTCACTTGTGTGAGGCCGATGGGTCATGGAACTCCTCATAATATGAACTGGACCGGACTTCTGCAG AATCTACTGCTTTTGGTCCACCTCAGGCAGATCATATGTGGTCCTGTCCGGTTTTCTGTCCCAGAGGAACAGGAACCTGGCACTCTAGCCGGGTCACTCAGTGAACACTTTCTACCTCCGTACCAGCTCCTGACACAGGACTACCTGTGGTTGGACAGAAGCACAGGGAATCTTTACACCACTGAGCTAAAAATTGATCGTGAGATCCTCTGCCCTGAGGAGACAAAAGCTGAAGAATGCATTATTCTGCACTACGCTATTGTGAGCTCCTCTGGGGAGCTTATACAGTTTCCTGTGATCATAGAGGACGTCAATGACAATGCAcctcattttgaaaacaatgaaatacacCTGAGGATTTCTGAGGACGTGGTTGTAGGGACCAGTTTTTTAATAGATGACCAGGCTCTGGACAGTGATGCTGGTCCTAATGGAGAGGTGCACTACCACCTCGAAGATTCCGGTGGAGTTTTCAGTTTAAAGGTTGAAGATGAAGGACTTGTCATCATGCTAGTTGTGCAAGCCGCTCTGGATAGAGAGACTCAGGACCAGTATCGCATGGCGCTGGTGGCCACAGACTGTGGCACAGAGCACTTAAGCGCAACGGCAACTTTAAAAGTCACGGTGACAGATGTTAATGACAACTGTCCAAACTTTAGCTCTGACAGCCCTCGCAATGTCACCATTCCCGGAGATGCCCAAAAGAATATGTTTGTTGCTCAGGTCACAGCCACAGACTCAGATTTAGGCTTGAATGCTGCCATCACTTATTCCCTCAGTCCCAAAGTCTCTGAGCGGGCCAAGAAGCTCTTTAGCCTTGACAGCCTCACTGGGTACATCAGGCTAACACAGGACCTGCGTAGTGACAACTCTGAGGAGCTGGTGTTAAAAGTGTTAGCAAGCAGCCATCACTGCCCTCCAGCAGACATTCAGGTAACCATATCTGTGCTCCCCAAGGCAAACAAAGAGCTGACCATCAAGATCAAGTTCATAGTGGACCATCACAACCAGACTTTGGTGTTACCAGAGAACCAGCCCCCCACTGGCTTAGCTGTTTTAGAGCTCGAGggtgacagcagctttaaaggtTCATCTCTTGCCATTGAGGGTGAAGTGCCTTTCACTTTGAACCCGCAGAATGGCAAATATCTGCTTTCCACATCAAAGCCACTGGATTATGAGATGAAAAGGGAACATCATATTACTGTGATAGTCCATGGGAGATCAGATGAAGTGTCTACAATCATTCCTTCCAGGCATACGATCAGGGTTTTGGTGGCAGATGTCAATGATAATTCTCCACGTTTCCTCCAGTCTCATTACCAGCTGGAGGTGATGGAAAACAACCAGCCGGGAATGTCACTGTTGCAAGTCTCGGCTTCAGACGCAGACAGCGGACACAACGGCAGGGTGACCTACAGGCTGGACAAACACGCATCTACCATTTTTTACATTGACCGTGTGTCAGGCCAACTGTCCGTGTCAGACTCTCTGGACAGGGAAGAGCAGAGTGAACACAAACTCATTGTGTTTGCAAGAGATGGCGGCTCTCCTCCCTTGGAGTCTGCGACCACAGTATCTATTTGTGTTCTTGACCAGAATGACAATGCACCTGTTTTTAAAACCCCTCACTTTATCTTTTTCATCTCTGAGAATGTACCACCTTTCACCCTGGTGGGGAGCGTTGGGGTGACAGACTCAGATGAAGGGGAGAATGGGAACACAGAGTTGCATGTTGTTAACAGCAGTGGACCATTTGTTGTGGATAACCCCCAGGGGACACTTCACACCACAACGAACTTGGACCGCGAGACGCAAGACAGCTATGAACTCTACCTGCTGGCCAGCGATCACGGGCACACAGTCAATTTTACATCCACTGCCAGGGTAACTATCTTTGTGGAGGACATCAATGACAACCAGCCCAAAGTAATCTTCCCCAGCAGCAACTCCTCGTGCCTGACTGTCTCTCCTACTGCTACAGCAGGCTCCATGGTAACAAAGATCTACGCTATTGATGAGGACTCAGGGCTGAATTCAGAGATTACATACACTATTGTGGCACCAGAATCAGTGAAAAACAGCAGCCCCTTTCAGGTGGATTCAAGGTCTGGGAACATCACCTTGACTCAGCGACTTCTACAGACACACCTGGGAATGCATCACCTGTTCATCGTGGTCAGAGATGGGGGGAAACCGATTCCTCTTTTTAGCACTGTCTGGGTTAATCTGTTGGTCAACGAGAGCGCGGAGCCCTGCCACTTAGAGAGGGCACCAACCTGGACAGGGACAACCAACTTGGTTCAAACCCCGTCAAGGGCCCTGATATGTGAAATAGAGACTCCAAGGTCTGCTCAGCTGACATTGTTAGCCGGCATGGGTTTAATGCTGGCATCCACATGTTTGTTTCTAGTGACATCAGTTTTATACATAAAGCAGAGGCGACTAAGTGTACGTCAGAAGACAAGGGGACAGATTGACGAGAACGAGATCCCACTCAGGGGCAGAGACAAATATAACTCTAATGACTaa